The following coding sequences are from one Musa acuminata AAA Group cultivar baxijiao chromosome BXJ2-4, Cavendish_Baxijiao_AAA, whole genome shotgun sequence window:
- the LOC135586628 gene encoding cell division control protein 2 homolog isoform X2, which produces MERYEKVEKIGEGTYGVVYKARDRQTNEMIAIKKIRIKEEGEGIPGFVIREVSLLKEMHHCNIVRLLDVGASERSVYLIFEYLDLDLKKHMDSCQTFSEDHRLMKKFLYQILSGIEYCHSHRVLHRDLKPRNLLIDLQTNTIKIADFGLGRAFDIPVQTLTDEVVTLAYRAPEILLGSRHYSTPVDLWSIGCIFVEMVNRCPLFCGDSEISQLFNIFRVLGTPNEETWSGVTSLPHFKCSFPKWDPMDLAALVPNLEPAGVDLLSKMLCLEPGKRITARKALEHEYFKDLEMVP; this is translated from the exons ATGGAAAGG TATGAGAAGGTGGAGAAGATTGGTGAAGGGACGTATGGAGTCGTTTACAAGGCTCGAGACCGACAAACAAATGAGATGATTGCTATTAAGAAGATCCGGATTAAAGAGGAGGGTGAGGGAATCCCCGGCTTTGTCATCAGAGAGGTCTCACTATTAAAGGAAATGCATCATTGTAACATAGTCAG GTTGCTTGATGTAGGGGCCTCTGAGAGAAGTGTATATCTAATTTTTGAGTATCTGGACTTGGACTTGAAGAAGCACATGGATTCTTGTCAAACATTTTCAGAAGACCATCGTTTAATGAAG AAATTTCTATACCAAATTTTAAGTGGTATTGAGTACTGCCATTCTCATAGGGTTCTTCACCGTGATCTAAAACCTCGGAATTTGCTGATTGACCTGCAAACTAATACCATAAAAATTGCCGATTTCGGATTGGGTAGGGCATTTGATATTCCTGTCCAGACATTGACCGATGAG GTTGTGACCCTGGCGTATAGAGCACCGGAAATTCTTCTTGGGTCTCGCCACTATTCTACTCCAGTCGACTTGTGGTCGATAGGTTGTATTTTTGTAGAAATGGTGAATCGATGCCCACTGTTCTGTGGAGATTCGGAGATTTCTCAGTTGTTCAATATTTTCAG AGTTTTAGGTACTCCTAATGAAGAAACTTGGTCAGGGGTTACATCATTACCTCACTTCAAGTGTTCTTTTCCCAAATGGGATCCTATG GATCTGGCAGCACTGGTGCCAAATCTTGAACCAGCAGGTGTCGACCTTCTCTCA
- the LOC135586628 gene encoding cell division control protein 2 homolog isoform X1, protein MLSQYEKVEKIGEGTYGVVYKARDRQTNEMIAIKKIRIKEEGEGIPGFVIREVSLLKEMHHCNIVRLLDVGASERSVYLIFEYLDLDLKKHMDSCQTFSEDHRLMKKFLYQILSGIEYCHSHRVLHRDLKPRNLLIDLQTNTIKIADFGLGRAFDIPVQTLTDEVVTLAYRAPEILLGSRHYSTPVDLWSIGCIFVEMVNRCPLFCGDSEISQLFNIFRVLGTPNEETWSGVTSLPHFKCSFPKWDPMDLAALVPNLEPAGVDLLSKMLCLEPGKRITARKALEHEYFKDLEMVP, encoded by the exons ATGCTATCTCAGTATGAGAAGGTGGAGAAGATTGGTGAAGGGACGTATGGAGTCGTTTACAAGGCTCGAGACCGACAAACAAATGAGATGATTGCTATTAAGAAGATCCGGATTAAAGAGGAGGGTGAGGGAATCCCCGGCTTTGTCATCAGAGAGGTCTCACTATTAAAGGAAATGCATCATTGTAACATAGTCAG GTTGCTTGATGTAGGGGCCTCTGAGAGAAGTGTATATCTAATTTTTGAGTATCTGGACTTGGACTTGAAGAAGCACATGGATTCTTGTCAAACATTTTCAGAAGACCATCGTTTAATGAAG AAATTTCTATACCAAATTTTAAGTGGTATTGAGTACTGCCATTCTCATAGGGTTCTTCACCGTGATCTAAAACCTCGGAATTTGCTGATTGACCTGCAAACTAATACCATAAAAATTGCCGATTTCGGATTGGGTAGGGCATTTGATATTCCTGTCCAGACATTGACCGATGAG GTTGTGACCCTGGCGTATAGAGCACCGGAAATTCTTCTTGGGTCTCGCCACTATTCTACTCCAGTCGACTTGTGGTCGATAGGTTGTATTTTTGTAGAAATGGTGAATCGATGCCCACTGTTCTGTGGAGATTCGGAGATTTCTCAGTTGTTCAATATTTTCAG AGTTTTAGGTACTCCTAATGAAGAAACTTGGTCAGGGGTTACATCATTACCTCACTTCAAGTGTTCTTTTCCCAAATGGGATCCTATG GATCTGGCAGCACTGGTGCCAAATCTTGAACCAGCAGGTGTCGACCTTCTCTCA